The proteins below are encoded in one region of Ignavibacteria bacterium:
- a CDS encoding dephospho-CoA kinase gives MLVIGITGGIGSGKSLVCKYFRELGIEVIDADSLAKDLMQNDVTLRKQLREKFGNEVFTNETLNTKFLSEKVFTDKQQLALLNSLVHPVVRKSLEEKIALFEKESKHSFIIIEAALIFEAHINDVMDYILVVDADEELRIQRVMKRDNTTREKVLERMNMQMPAKEKCNYADFILVSNGTKEEMQTRVKFFFNLFKSLSN, from the coding sequence ATGTTAGTCATTGGTATCACCGGCGGAATTGGAAGCGGGAAATCTCTTGTGTGCAAATATTTTCGCGAGTTGGGAATTGAAGTGATTGATGCTGATTCTCTTGCAAAAGATTTGATGCAAAATGATGTAACACTTCGAAAGCAACTTCGAGAGAAATTTGGCAATGAAGTGTTTACAAATGAAACGCTGAATACAAAATTTCTTTCCGAAAAAGTTTTTACCGACAAACAACAACTTGCACTTCTCAATTCACTCGTCCATCCCGTCGTAAGAAAATCGCTTGAAGAAAAAATTGCATTGTTTGAAAAGGAAAGCAAACATTCATTCATTATTATTGAAGCGGCATTGATTTTTGAAGCGCATATAAACGATGTGATGGATTACATTCTTGTTGTTGATGCGGATGAAGAATTGCGTATTCAGCGTGTTATGAAACGCGATAATACAACACGCGAAAAAGTTCTCGAACGAATGAATATGCAAATGCCGGCAAAAGAAAAATGCAATTACGCCGATTTTATTTTAGTAAGCAATGGAACAAAAGAAGAAATGCAAACGCGAGTAAAATTTTTTTTCAATTTGTTTAAATCGTTATCGAATTGA